The genomic segment GGAGGCGGCGGCGCCGGCAGGAAGCGCGTGCATGATGTCGAGGCCGACGGGGAACCACCCCTTCACCACGGCGACGAAGAGTGCCCGCCGGGCGTCGGGAGAGGCGTCCGCCTTGTCGATGTGAGCGGAGAGCACCTCCGAGAGCTGGTCTTCGACGCGCTGCAGCCCCATGGCGATCTCGTCGCGATCGAGGCGCTCCTCGGCTTCGAGGCGATAGGCCCAGCGCGACAGGTCGACGTTCGTACCGTGATCGCTGCCGTACGAGCAGATCATCTTCCGAAGCAGCCCCGGCTCCCCGCTCACGCCCGCGAGCGTCCCGGCGAGCCCCTTGCCGAGCTCGGTCCACATGACGAGCGCGTTCATCGGCTCGCGCGTCTTCCGATCGTCAGCCAGGCAGCGCAGCAGCGTGTCGCGTACCGCCGTCGCCGTCGGGTCCAGAGATACGTCGGTCATCCTTCGAATCCTCCGACTTTCGACAGACCGTTCTCACAGCGCGAGTGCCCAACGTATGAGCCGCTCACATTGATAAGAATCTCTACGCAGGTCGATAAGAATCTCTACACGGCCTTTCGCGCCGGCGAGTTGACGTACTACACACTATCGAACGTTCGCGCGGACGCTCGCGTCTCTACTGCCCTTTGCCACAGGCGTCAACATCTCGTCTTCGCGCACGACGTGATCGCCGGCGAGCGAACGCGCGAGCGCCGTCGAGAGAGGTCGGAGAAAACATGTTCTCGATGCGGCCCATGCCTCCGAGTCACGGATGGTGCGCCGCGTTCGCGCGCGACGCAGGTCGATTTCGTAATTGACCGGGGCTCCGCCGACGTCGTACACGGCCTGACAGTCGCACACGGCCTTACAAGTGAGGCGCAAGCGTTCCGCACGTTCCAGTGTCGCGCCGCAGACGCGAGCATGAGCCTTCCAGACACGCCAAGTCCCGATCCGCAGCCGCGCGCCGATCGGCTCGACGCCGGCGCCATCACGCCCGGAAGGTTGCTCGGCACGGTTCTGCTATTCGTCGTTCTGGCCACGGCGGCCGGCGCAGCGACGACCCCCACCCCGACGCCGACATCCGCTCTCTCCCTTACCGTCGACGCCGCCGGGAGCGGTTGGGCCCTGGAGCCCATCTTCGGACTCGGAGTGCTCACCGGAACGTGGGAACAAGCCGACCTCGACGCGAACCTCTTCACCAACGTCCGACCCAACATGTGGCGGTTCTACGACCTCAATTTCTCCGCCCTCTTCCCGGCGACTCTCTTGCCTCCCGGTACGCCCACCGCAACGCAGTGGGCCTTCTTCGACTCCGAGATCCGGAGCATTGCTCGCAGGATCAAGGTCGTCAGGGACGCCGGAGCCACGGTCGGCGTCGATCCGGATCGCATGCCGCGGTGGTTGTCGTCCTGCGCCGAGAACGAAGGCACGCTGCCGCAGTTCACCTGGGAGTCTCCCCTGTGGGCGAACTGCGCACCGATCGATGACGCTCAGTGGTCCGCCCTCGTTCAACGGACGGTCGGCATCTTCGCGGAGGAGGGCGTCGCCGACTTCTACTGGGGCGTATGGAACGAACCCGAGTGGACGTTCTACGGGACGGAGGCGGAGTATCTGGACTTCTACCGGACCACCGCGCGAGCCGTGCGCATGGCGAATCCACAGGCTCGCGTCGGCGGCACCAACGACGTGAATCTCATGGTCCGGAAATGGCAGTACGCCAAGCACAACCCCGTGGTCGACTACGGGAGCCTCGTCCGGGCGCCGGAGCCGCTGATGAAGCGCCTGCTCGAAGTCGCCGGCCAGGAGCAACTGCCCCTCGATTTCGTCGACTGGCACTTCCCGACCACCGATCCGAGAAGCGACGCCCTCGATACGCAGGTGCGGCAAGCGAAAGACTGGCTCACCGCGAGCGGCCTGGATGAGAACACTCCCATCCGCATCGGCGAGTGGACCGTATCGGCTTGCGGGCAGGAGACCGCCGGCGAGCTGAGCGCGGCCTACGTCGTCGCGATGCTGAAGGAGATGGCGCGGCTCGGCATCTCCTTTCACAACCACACGTCGATGCGCGATCAGGACGGGTGGGCGGACCAGTGCTGGAGCCACGTCGGCCTGTTCTCACGGCAGGACAACCACCCCGTGGGCGTGGCGCGCGCCAAGTTCAACGCGTTTCGCCTCGTGAGCCGCCTCCTGCCCGAACGCTTGCCGGCGGCCGGCGACGACGCGTTCGTCGATGCCGTGGCCACCGCAGATCCGACCAGCGGCACGCTGGCCGTTCTGGTCGCCAACTACGTCAATCCGAGTCCGGGGCGCATCTATCAGATGGTACGCGACGAGCTGATCGATCGCGGCGTCGCCACGCCCGGGGAGCTCGCCGCGTTCGACGCCTGCGTCGCCCAGCAACGGGAGCTGGGGGCGGATCTCGAAGCGGCGTTCACGTACTGCGTCAGCCACCTGCCGCCTGCGCAGCAGCAGGCGATCGCCCCGGTGGTGACGGAGATCCAGGCGTGGATCGAAGAGCGCAAGACGACTCCGCAAACCATCACCCTGTCGATATCGGGAGTGACGGGCGGCGCCTACGACCAGACCCGCTACGCGATCGACTGGGAGCACGGTAACTCCTGCCGCTACAACAAGCGCACGGAACCGATACCGTCGTCGTTGGCGTGCGGCGAAGGCGGGGCCGTCGATCAGCGCTGGGCGCGAGTGCAGACTACCGCCGAGGGCGCTTTCGCGGACGAGTTGCGACGACGCAACTGGACCGTGAACGACCTGACGGTCGTCGAGGCCGGACTGCTCGCGACCTGTCAGCCGGAGACGGAACAGGGCCTGGACGCGTTCACGGCGTGCGTCGACCAGTGGTTCCTCGACCATCCCGACTCGTTCTCGAAGCCCGCTGCGCAGGCCACGGCGGACTTCTGGGCGGCCGTAGCGATCTATCGGCAGGCCATCGCGACGGAAGAGCGGCAGGCCGCGGCCGAGCTCAACGCTGCCCCGGAGGTGGGCATCGGTCCGGTGGAGCAGCGAAGGGTCATCCCGGCAGCAGGGCGCCTGGACGTGCAGGTCCCGCTGATCCCGAACGGCGTCGCGCTCGTCGAGCTGACACCGGCGGCAGCCGCTTCCACGTGGCTTCATGGCGGCAGGACGTTGCGGATGTCCGACCGCTCCGGACGGCGGCGCCTGGCCGTGACCTCGGCCGATCCGGGCATGGTCGTCCCATCACCGAGCGATCCGGCGGCTCCGTCTGCGGGCGGCGCCGTGCTTGAGATCGTCAACCCGACGACCGGGGAGCGCGACGCCTTCACGCTGCCGGCGGCGAACTGGAAAGGTCTGGGGAACCCCGCCGGCTCGAAGGGCTACCGGTACGCGGACAGCGCCGGCGCGGCCGGCCCGTGCAAGACCGTCGTGATTCAGAACGGCAAGCGGCTCCGCGCACGGTGCCAGGGGGCTGGCATCGACTTCTCTCTTGATGAAGCCGCGCAAGGCGGGCTCGGCGTCAAGCTCACGATCGGCAACGGCGACCGTTATTGCATGGCGTTCGGCGGCATCATCTCGAAGGACGAGCCGGGAACCTTCAAGGCCGCAGACGCCCCGGCACCCGCGGCGTGCCCCTGATCGACCGTACGCTTGCGCGCTATCGACGTGCTGCTCGAGATCTCCGGTCCGGATGCTGCCCGGCTGTACTCGATCACGCGAACCTGGGCATCTGATCCGGCGTCTGAACACACAGGCACGACGGAACCCACACGACGACCCGCGACCCCAAGGAGAAGCCCGATGACGATCGAAACGATGGATGGCACCCGGACCATCGACGTGACAGCCGACGGTTCCCGTGGATCGATCCGGTTGAACCGGCCCGAGAAACTGAATCCGTTGGGCACCACGACGTTGGAGGAGTTGGTTGCCGCGGCCCGCTGGCTCGACGACCGGCCCCACGTGAAAGTGGTCGTCGTCGGCGGCAACGGCCGGGCGTTCTCCGCCGGCGCCGATCTGGCCGCATTCGCCGGTGAAGGCGCCGCCACTCCGGCCGCTGGCGCCGGCGCAACGACTCGAAGCGCCGGACCTCGCGAAGCCGCCGACGCCGGCCGCCGGATGGCCGACGCGATCGAGGCCATGCGTGCGGTGACGATCGCCCGCTTGCACGGCCACTGCGTCGGCGGCGGACTGGTCCTCGCCGCGGCGTGCGACCTCCGCATCGCGGCGATCGGAACCCGCTTCTCCATCCCCGAAGTGGACCTCGGCATCCCGCTCGCCTGGGGTGGCATCCCCAGGCTGGTCCGTGAGATCGGACCGGCGCTGACGAAGGAGCTGGTCATGACCTGCCGGCCCTTCGATGCCGACGAAGCCCGGGCCGCGGGATTCCTCAACCGGGTAGTCCCCGACGCCGACCTCGACGACGCCGTCGAGGCTTTGGCGTCGGAGCTGACGACCAAGTCGGCCCTGACCCTCACCGCGACCAAGCGCCACACGAACGCCGTGACCGAGGGCATGGTCGGCACGGCTCGCGCCTGGAACGACGCCGACAGTCTGGTGACGGCACTGCACGACCCGGAGTCCCGAGAGGCTGCATTGGCCTACCTGGCTCGCGTCCGGCGCCGCTGAGCCCCGTAGCCGCGCGCGCCGTCCCCTGTCCGAAACGCGCCAGATTGCCGGCGCACAGCGCGACGGGGTCGCATCCTTCGCGAGCTGGGCGGCGTCGAGCCGCACGAACGTACCGTAGTGCCGACCCTCCGGCGCTGGTGGCTTCGTCACCCCCGGACGGGAACAGGGCCTCGGTACGGACCGAGTCGCGTACGCAACTGCACGAACGGCCCCGAGTCCCGCCCCGACACCCCGCGATGGTGCGGGATCACTCGAGCTCGAGCAGCAGGTTGTACTCGCGCCCGATGTCGAAGATGGTCGTCTTCTTCGGCTTCATCTTCGCGGCGAGCTGCTCGACCTCGCCCTTCGAGTAGAAGCGGATGTAGCAGCGGAAGAACGTGTAGCGGACGTAGCGCTGGGGCGTGAGAAGATGCCAGCGCTTCGGGATGCTCACGAACACGCGCCGCTTCGCCAGGCGGCAGAGCGCGCGGAGAGCGGCCTCGGGGTCCTTCTGGTAGTCGAAGAAGCCGATCGCGATGGCGTAGTCGAAGCTCTTTTCGGGCACCTGGTAGGTGAGCAG from the Deltaproteobacteria bacterium genome contains:
- a CDS encoding enoyl-CoA hydratase/isomerase family protein, with protein sequence MDGTRTIDVTADGSRGSIRLNRPEKLNPLGTTTLEELVAAARWLDDRPHVKVVVVGGNGRAFSAGADLAAFAGEGAATPAAGAGATTRSAGPREAADAGRRMADAIEAMRAVTIARLHGHCVGGGLVLAAACDLRIAAIGTRFSIPEVDLGIPLAWGGIPRLVREIGPALTKELVMTCRPFDADEARAAGFLNRVVPDADLDDAVEALASELTTKSALTLTATKRHTNAVTEGMVGTARAWNDADSLVTALHDPESREAALAYLARVRRR